In the Pleurodeles waltl isolate 20211129_DDA chromosome 3_1, aPleWal1.hap1.20221129, whole genome shotgun sequence genome, CTACTGTTATGTAAAAACGTGTATTGGCGAAAAATAATCAATTGTTAGACATGCGCCTGTATTTTTCACTTGTGTGGTGAAATATGCTCTTTCAGAGCCCTTCCTTCTGTGCGGTGGAGACTGAATGGTGTGGGACTGTTTAAACGTCTCAGATTGAAATACAGAACTTCTGCTGAATGTTTACAAATGCATATTCGAGGCAATGAACTGCTTTACAATTCACATACCAATTCCACTGAGCGATCAGGACAAAATGTTGACCATAGCGAGACTGCATCCCAAATTGCACAAGGCTGACCAGCACTCAATTTAgttaatacttttttctttttctgtttttcttttttctttcctctccagGGTATGGTAAACTTGCAAGCATGCCCGCTGGCGGAGCAGTAGCGGCGTCGGCAGGTGCTGGCTCTGCTGCCCCGGCTGGAGGTGCTGCTGCTCCCGGTAAGTCAATAGTATGGCAGTATGACGTTTCCGTGGATAAATGAAGGCTTGCGTGAGTGTTAAGCATTATAAACTTGAGAAGAAACAGGACAGGCGAGTTGGGCTGAAAGTTGTCAAACGTTATCTAGCTGAAGCTATACGAGTTCTGCCTCCGGTTGTCCCCAGTATAAATGGACACCATTCACCTGTTTCAAACTTGCACTGGGAGGTTATTGATATATGGAGGGGTGGGGATAATGTAAACTTTGAAGGGACTTAATTGTgagaaataatatatattttttttcttttacttatgttaatttaatttttaatacttttattttatagctgaggagaagaagaaagaagaaaaagaagaagaatctGAAGGATCCGATGATGACATGGGATTTGGTCTATTCGACTAAAATATTTGCTActagaaaaaaacaataaactttgtttaaaaaaaaaaaaagtctgacaaTTTGGTGTACAGTGATGTTACTTGGCACTTACTTTGGAGAAACACACTTTAAATGCTGATTTTTCTAAGTTTCCTTAAATTCAGTGGCTTATAATTTAAAAAGAATATCCGGGTAAACTTATTTTTAACAGTGGCTGACCCAAAGCTTAGGGCCAAGGAAAGCAGTCTGTTTTGGATCACATGGTGTTCTCATGGCAGCACTGTTGGTACATGCTTGTTCTTTTGGTCTCTGCTGTAACCCGGGGAGGGGTGGGGATAATTGAACTCGCACATTTGCTCTACTTCTGAATCCTGACTACAGCAACCAGCAAAGCATAGgcgccaccagcaggcccctagagTCCTGCAGTATTTggaggttattggtaagggtaccTGGATCTCTACCCATCATTTCACACGGCTGCAATGTAGCACTGTAAAGCCCAAACCTCTGTTTATTGCTGAGTTTGCACAAGTTAATTCAGTTTAAAATACATGGAATTCTGAAATCTCTGAATTAAAAGCCTCTCTAATGTCTTTATAGTCTTCAATTTGTGATGCACCCAGTTGCTGATTTACAAAGCAATGTCATAACTGGTCTGTAATAACTACAGTCCATTTCTGACGTCTGCGCATGCTGCCTGCAGCAAAAGGGAAAGGAAGGTCTGGTCTCATAACTAAAGCAGCTGCTTGCAGAACAAAAAATAAATTgggctttctgctctctttatAGCTGTCCCATGACCAGCTGAAAGAACACAATTATGGCAACATGTTCAGTTTATTTTAAACTGACCTATTAAACTAATCCTAATATATTTTTCGTACAAATTCTAACAGctttttttgtgtttaatttttgcACTAGATTCTATTGTTATTCTTAGTTTGCAGACATCCTCTTATGAAGGCGCTGTGCACCAAGGATTTATGCAGGTTTGTGGGAGAGGCATTGTattaggagtaaagtactcctGTTGGGCATAAGGATATTTCAAGTCATCTCAGTTCTATAAACTTATTTAGGACTCGTGCTTTTGGCCTCGTTCCTCTACTTG is a window encoding:
- the RPLP2 gene encoding large ribosomal subunit protein P2, producing the protein MRYVAAYLLSALGGNDNPNAKDLKKILESVGIETDNERANKVITELNGKNLEEVIAQGYGKLASMPAGGAVAASAGAGSAAPAGGAAAPAEEKKKEEKEEESEGSDDDMGFGLFD